One genomic segment of Aliarcobacter cibarius includes these proteins:
- the secA gene encoding preprotein translocase subunit SecA, producing MLNVFSKVFGTRNDRIVNKYRKRANEITLLEKRYQELSDDELKSEFNKLKTSVQNKEKSLDDVLNESFAITREASKRVLNMRPYDVQLIGAMVLNDGRIAEMKTGEGKTLVGSIAVCLNALTGKGVHVVTVNDYLASRDANELKPLYEFLGFSVGALTDSIRDDKERREQYNCDITYATNSSLGFDYLRDNMVYDLKDKVQRGHNFVIVDEVDSILIDEARTPLIISGPTNHKNSNYVKANEIALKLVRGEMIEPKNPADKPITTGDFIVDEKNRSVVLTEQGHEQAELLFGVENLYSIENAMLSHSLDQALKANYIFQKDVDYVVKDDQIIIVDEFTGRLSEGRRFSEGLHQALEAKEKVAIQDESQTLADTTYQNYFRMYEKLSGMTGTAQTEATEFAQIYNLDVVSIPTNLKVQRVDRSDLIYKTEREKFEAVCKKIKEYHEKGQPVLVGTASIEKSEQLHKILAEKKIPHTVLNAKQHEKEGKIIADAGQKGAVTIATNMAGRGVDIKLTQEILALGGLAIIGTERHESRRIDNQLRGRSGRQGDVGESQFYLSLEDNLLRIFGSDKIKRIMERLGIKDGEYIESKMVTRAVENAQKKVESMHFESRKHLLEYDDVANEQRKVIYAFRNDLLKEDYNIGSKIDENRVDYVQNLLSHANIFQGMSEEEFNYKEIVAKFKEELHFIIEEKDIKSEDYDSLENRLITILKDVYEQKMSVVDTKQRSEIERILYLQILDNAWREHLYSMDTLKTGIGLRGYNQKDPLVEYKKESYNMFVELVSNIKLEIIKILFAVQLQSKEDKEKEQEALNRMKASMEKATEHQTTNKAREAVLNSDKKIARNDPCPCGSGLKYKQCCGKSGPKIGLAAGN from the coding sequence TTAAATGAATCATTTGCAATTACAAGAGAAGCTTCAAAAAGAGTTTTAAATATGAGACCATACGATGTTCAGCTTATTGGAGCGATGGTCTTAAATGATGGAAGAATTGCAGAGATGAAAACAGGTGAAGGAAAAACTCTAGTTGGTTCTATTGCAGTTTGTTTAAATGCACTAACGGGAAAAGGTGTACATGTTGTAACTGTAAATGATTATTTAGCATCTAGAGATGCAAATGAATTAAAACCTTTATATGAATTTTTAGGTTTCAGCGTTGGTGCTTTAACTGATTCAATCAGAGATGATAAAGAGAGAAGAGAACAATATAATTGTGATATAACTTATGCAACAAATAGCTCTTTAGGATTTGATTATCTAAGAGATAACATGGTTTATGATTTAAAAGATAAAGTTCAAAGAGGTCATAACTTTGTAATAGTTGATGAAGTTGACTCTATCTTAATTGACGAAGCAAGAACACCACTTATTATTAGTGGTCCAACAAACCACAAAAACTCTAACTATGTGAAAGCAAATGAAATAGCTTTAAAACTAGTTAGAGGAGAAATGATTGAACCTAAAAATCCTGCTGATAAACCAATAACGACAGGTGATTTTATAGTAGATGAGAAAAATAGATCTGTTGTTTTAACTGAGCAAGGACATGAACAAGCTGAACTTTTGTTTGGAGTTGAGAATCTATACTCTATTGAAAATGCAATGCTTTCTCATTCTCTTGATCAAGCTTTAAAAGCAAACTATATTTTTCAAAAAGATGTTGATTATGTTGTAAAAGATGATCAAATCATTATCGTTGATGAGTTTACAGGAAGACTTAGTGAGGGAAGAAGATTTAGTGAAGGTCTACACCAAGCACTTGAAGCAAAAGAAAAAGTTGCTATCCAAGATGAAAGTCAAACTCTAGCAGATACTACATACCAAAACTATTTTAGAATGTATGAAAAGCTTTCAGGAATGACAGGTACTGCTCAAACTGAAGCAACAGAATTTGCACAAATTTATAATTTAGATGTTGTATCAATACCTACAAATTTAAAAGTTCAAAGAGTTGATAGAAGTGATTTAATTTATAAAACTGAAAGAGAAAAATTTGAAGCAGTTTGTAAAAAAATAAAAGAATACCATGAGAAAGGGCAACCTGTTCTAGTAGGAACTGCTAGTATAGAAAAAAGTGAACAACTGCATAAAATTTTAGCTGAAAAAAAAATACCTCATACTGTATTAAATGCAAAACAACATGAAAAAGAAGGAAAAATCATTGCTGATGCAGGACAAAAAGGTGCTGTAACAATTGCTACAAATATGGCAGGAAGAGGTGTTGATATTAAATTAACTCAAGAAATCTTAGCTCTTGGTGGTTTAGCAATTATTGGTACAGAAAGACATGAAAGTAGAAGAATTGATAATCAGCTTAGAGGAAGAAGTGGAAGACAAGGAGATGTTGGAGAATCACAATTTTATCTATCTTTAGAAGATAATCTTTTAAGAATTTTTGGAAGTGATAAAATAAAAAGAATCATGGAAAGACTTGGTATTAAAGATGGTGAATACATAGAGTCGAAAATGGTTACAAGAGCTGTTGAAAATGCTCAAAAGAAAGTTGAATCAATGCACTTTGAAAGTAGAAAACATCTTTTAGAATATGATGATGTAGCAAATGAACAAAGAAAAGTTATTTATGCTTTTAGAAATGATTTATTAAAAGAAGATTATAACATTGGTTCAAAAATAGATGAAAATAGAGTTGATTATGTACAAAATCTTCTATCTCATGCAAATATTTTCCAAGGAATGAGTGAAGAAGAATTTAATTATAAAGAAATTGTTGCAAAATTCAAAGAAGAACTTCACTTTATAATTGAAGAAAAAGATATAAAAAGTGAAGACTATGACTCTTTAGAAAATAGATTAATTACTATTTTAAAAGATGTTTATGAACAAAAAATGAGTGTAGTTGATACAAAACAAAGAAGTGAAATAGAAAGAATATTATATCTTCAAATTTTAGACAATGCTTGGAGAGAACACTTATATTCAATGGATACTTTAAAAACTGGTATTGGACTTAGAGGTTACAACCAAAAAGATCCTCTTGTTGAGTATAAAAAAGAGTCTTACAATATGTTTGTTGAATTAGTTTCTAACATTAAATTAGAAATTATTAAAATACTTTTTGCTGTACAGCTTCAAAGTAAGGAAGATAAAGAAAAAGAGCAAGAAGCTTTAAATAGAATGAAAGCTTCTATGGAAAAAGCAACAGAACATCAAACAACAAATAAAGCAAGAGAAGCTGTTTTAAACAGTGATAAAAAAATTGCAAGAAATGATCCTTGCCCTTGTGGAAGTGGTTTAAAATATAAACAATGTTGTGGAAAAAGTGGTCCAAAAATAGGACTTGCAGCAGGAAATTAA